The following are encoded in a window of Clarias gariepinus isolate MV-2021 ecotype Netherlands chromosome 8, CGAR_prim_01v2, whole genome shotgun sequence genomic DNA:
- the si:ch211-10a23.2 gene encoding galectin-related protein A-like — protein MADTPTPRTEEGYVGQIKGGLRPAMRIVVMGIIHKKPKSMMVTLSCPPRGEGDEEQEGDVGLQMTIKFMEKAVVRNSRVSGKWGTSEGIISFFPFAAGESFKMEIVCEHQQFRILVDGQPLCGFTHRVTQLASLTSLRVGGDLQLTKIA, from the exons ATGGCGGACACACCGACACCGCGCACT GAAGAGGGTTACGTTGGACAGATTAAAGGAGGTCTGCGTCCCGCTATGAGAATCGTAGTAATGGGGATCATTCACAAGAAGCCAAAAAg TATGATGGTGACGTTGTCGTGCCCACCTCGAGGAGAGGGTGACGAGGAGCAGGAGGGTGACGTGGGCTTGCAGATGACAATCAAGTTTATGGAAAAAGCCGTGGTCCGCAATTCCCGAGTCAGTGGAAAGTGGGGAACGTCAGAAGGCATCATTTCGTTCTTCCCTTTTGCTGCAGGAGAATCTTTTAAA ATGGAGATTGTGTGTGAGCACCAGCAGTTCCGGATCCTGGTGGACGGTCAGCCGCTGTGTGGATTCACACACAGAGTGACCCAGCTGGCTTCTCTCACGTCCCTGCGTGTGGGTGGAGACCTGCAGCTCACCAAGattgcatga
- the plek2 gene encoding pleckstrin-2 — protein sequence MEAQNGSVLKQGFLVKRGHMVHNWKVRWFVLKAEQLLYYRYEGGKRDSCHRGSIPLHDCEITCPYLEYENRPLVLRLKTKTSEEYFLEACSREERDEWAAEIDVAVRRLGSGDTKTPSPAVRKPSQSLQLHKINLSQVVDSMYDVHSGIKMSSHVEQGSTYINCFSGSAVVDWLVFTQMALTRVEAVTLASALLDEGCVRAVGVKSVAAVRNAALGEQFLDDSSALYSFAESLKKRGSVKSEKSVSAVELSGRVQKRGYLVKQGHNVKNWKVRLFVLRSEPGFLHYYDPSKDEITPVGGISLRGCLISSLDDNGIPSGVKGKVQGNLFKIITQMDRHYFIQAPTHQEKMEWIEAIKQQT from the exons ATGGAAGCGCAGAATGGCTCTGTTCTTAAACAAGGCTTTTTGGTCAAAAGG GGTCACATGGTTCACAACTGGAAGGTTCGGTGGTTTGTCCTGAAAGCCGAGCAGCTGCTTTACTACAGGTACGAGGGGGGAAAGCGGGACTCGTGCCACAGAGGGAGCATCCCGTTACACGACTGTGAGATCACCTGTCCGTACCTGGAATATGAAAACAGACCG TTGGTTCTGAGACTGAAGACCAAGACGTCAGAGGAGTACTTCCTGGAGGCGTGTTCTCGGGAAGAGCGGGACGAGTGGGCCGCGGAGATCGACGTGGCCGTGAGGAGACTGGGCTCTGGGGACACAAAAACTCCGTCTCCGGCTGTGCGTAAACCTTCACAATCGCTGCAGCTCCACAAGATTAACCTCAG tcagGTGGTGGACTCCATGTATGATGTTCACAGCGGCATTAAGATGAGCAGCCATGTGGAGCAGGGCAGCACCTACATCAACTGCTTCTCAG gctcgGCAGTAGTGGACTGGTTGGTGTTCACTCAGATGGCTCTGACTCGGGTGGAGGCCGTGACTCTGGCGTCGGCTCTGCTGGATGAAGGCTGTGTGAGAGCGGTGGGAGTGAAGAGTGTAGCCGCCGTGAGGAACGCCGCTCTTGGAGAACAGTTCCTCGATGATTCTTCGGCTCTCTACAGCTTC GCTGAGAGTTTGAAGAAGAGGGGGAGTGTGAAGTCAGAGAAGTCTGTATCTGCGGTGGAGCTGAGTGGAAGAGTGCAGAAGAGAGGATACCTGGTCAAACAG ggaCACAACGTGAAGAACTGGAAGGTGCGACTCTTTGTGCTGAGGTCAGAGCCAGGTTTCCTGCACTACTACGACCCGAGCAAG GATGAAATCACTCCTGTCGGCGGGATCTCTTTACGCGGCTGTCTGATTTCTTCTCTGGATGACAATGGCATCCcctcag GCGTGAAAGGTAAAGTCCAGGGGAACCTGTTTAAGATCATCACTCAGATGGACAGACATTACTTCATCCAGGCTCCCACACACCAGGAGAAGATGGAGTGGATTGAAGCCATCAAGCAGCAAACATAA